The following coding sequences are from one Anas acuta chromosome 15, bAnaAcu1.1, whole genome shotgun sequence window:
- the LFNG gene encoding beta-1,3-N-acetylglucosaminyltransferase lunatic fringe — translation MLKSCGRKLLLSLVGSMFTCLLVLMVEPPGRPGLARGEAGGAQRALQSLGAAGQAAQGSGGLRSFADYFGRLSRARREVPAAPPSPPRPPAEDISPRDVFIAVKTTKKFHKARLELLLDTWISRNRDMTFIFTDGEDEELKKQARNVINTNCSAAHSRQALSCKMAVEYDKFIESGRKWFCHVDDDNYVNVRMLVKLLSSYPHTQDIYIGKPSLDRPIQATERISENKMHPVHFWFATGGAGFCISRGLALKMSPWASGGHFMSTAEKIRLPDDCTIGYIIESVLGVKLIRSNLFHSHLENLHQVPKTEIHKQVTLSYGMFENKRNSIHMKGAFSIEEDPSRFRSVHCLLYPDTPWCPANVVY, via the exons atgcTGAAGAGCTGCGgcaggaagctgctgctgtccctcgTGGGCTCCATGTTCACCTGCCTCCTGGTGCTCATGGTGGAGCCTCCGGGGAGGCCGGGGTTGGCACGGGGAGAGGCCGGCGGGGCGCAGCGGGcgctgcagagcctgggggcggcggggcaggCGGCGCAGGGCTCCGGCGGCCTCCGCAGCTTCGCCGATTATTTCGGGAGGCTGAGCCGAGCCCGCCGGGAGGTGCCCGCCGCTCCCCCGAGccctccccggccgcccgccgAGGACATTTCTCCCCGCGACGTCTTCATCGCCGTCAAGACCACCAAAAAGTTCCACAAGGCGcgcctggagctgctgctcgaCACCTGGATCTCCCGCAATCGCGACATG ACCTTCATCTTCACAGACGGGGAGGATGAAGAGCTGAAGAAGCAAGCAC GAAACGTCATCAACACCAACTGCTCGGCTGCCCACAGCCGCCAGGCCCTGTCCTGCAAGATGGCCGTGGAGTACGACAAGTTCATCGAGTCCGGGAGAAA GTGGTTCTGCCACGTGGACGACGACAACTACGTGAACGTGCGGATGCTGGTGAAGCTGCTCTCCAGCTACCCCCACACGCAGGACATCTACATCGGGAAGCCCAGCCTGGACCGGCCCATCCAGGCCACGGAGAGGATCAGCGAGAACAAGATG CACCCTGTGCATTTCTGGTTTGCCACGGGAGGAGCAGGGTTTTGCATCAGCCGGGGGCTGGCGCTGAAGATGAGCCCGTGGGCCAG CGGGGGCCACTTCATGAGCACGGCAGAGAAGATCCGCCTGCCCGACGACTGCACCATCGGCTACATCATCGAGTCCGTGCTGGGCGTCAAGCTCATCCGGAGCAACCTCTTCCACTCGCACCTGGAGAACCTCCACCAGGTGCCCAAGACGGAGATCCACAAACAG GTGACACTAAGCTACGGCATGTTCGAAAACAAACGCAACTCCATCCACATGAAGGGAGCCTTCTCCATCGAGGAGGACCCATCCAG GTTCCGCTCCGTGCACTGCCTGCTGTACCCCGACACGCCGTGGTGCCCCGCCAACGTGGTGTACTAG